The sequence below is a genomic window from Tachysurus vachellii isolate PV-2020 chromosome 2, HZAU_Pvac_v1, whole genome shotgun sequence.
aaactgataatATTGTGCAAAACCAGAATATTGCATCTGGGATTTTTTTCAGGAGTCCTGATCCAGTGCTAAAGCTTCCAGACAGAGTTTTAGATCTGATCTATTTTGGTAATCACTTCCTTTGATTTTGTGCAGTGAGACAGGACGACCGCTGAAAGGACAAAGTTTGACATTACAGACGTGACAGCGATCGTGTAGTTAGTGCTACACCACACTCACAGACGTATGTCACGTCTCAGGCAGTGTGTGTCTTCAACGCAGAGCTGTCAACTCCAATTCCAGCTGAATCCCTGCCATGCAACCTGacaaggtgtgtgaggtgtgtgtgtgtgtgtgtgtgaaagcagacTGTaatttgtctctgctttgtcccAAGACTCATGAAGCTTCACAAATGTCGGCTGTAATGACAACTGATTTTATAATcatgtttagtgtgtttattatgtCTGTCCaaattctataataaatacgagaaatatttaaaataaaacttaaaagaaCTAGAGTTAGAGTGTAGAGTTATAGTGTAGAGTTATAGTGTAGAGTTATAGTGTAGAGTTAGAGTGTAGAGTTATAGTGTAGAGTTATAGTGTACAGTTAGAGTTAGAGTGTAGAGTTATAGTGTAGAGTTATAGTGTACAGTTAGAGTGTAGAGTTATAGTGTAGAGTTAGAGTGTAGAGTTAGAGTGTAGAGTTATAGTGTAGAGTTATAGTGTAGAGTTATAGTGTAGAGTTAGAGTGTACAGTTATAGTGTAGAGTTATAGTGTAGAGTTAGGGTGTAGAGTTAGAGTGTAGAGTTATAGTGTAGAGttatagtgtacagttatagtgtacagttataGTGTAGAGTTATAGTGTAGAGTTAGAGTGTAGAGTTATAGTGTAGAGTTATAGTGTAGAGTTATAGTGTAGAGTTAGAGTGTACAGTTATAGTGTAGAGTTATAGTGTAGAGTTATAGTGTAGAGTTATAGTGTAGAGTTAGAGTGTACAGTTAGAGTGTAGAGTTATAGTGTAGAGTTAGAGTGTAGAGttatagtgtacagttataGTGTAGAGTTAGAGTGTAGAGTTATAGTGTAGAGttatagtgtacagttatagtgtacagttataGTGTAGAGTTATAGTGTAGAGTTAGAGTGTAGAGTTATAGTGTAGAGTTATAGTGTAGAGTTAGAGTGTAGAGTTATAGTGTAGAGTTATAGTGTAGAGTTATAGTGTAGAGTTATAGTGTAGAGTTAGAGTGTACAGTTAGAGTGTAGAGTTATAGTGTAGAGTTATAGTGTAGAGTTAGAGTGTACAGTTAGAGTGTAGAGTTATAGTGTAGAGTTAGAGTGTAGAGttatagtgtacagttatagtgtagagttagagtgtagagttgtgttattgtgttatatatTCTCTATAAAACTCTTTTCTGCTCCAAGTCGTCTGGGGCTCATTTGTCCCCTCGGTTTTCACACCAGCTCATAAGGTACATCAGTCTGACTAATGACTGTATCTTGGGGACTTCACTGTATTCACTGTTGTCTCTATTAAATAACAGGTTGCTGATGCTGATGAAGGTTGTGGATGTGTTCGAGGATTCTGGGTCACGATCTGTGAACTAAATTAACTTAAgaaatgattatatttatttcttctcttttatcAAGGTTTCAAATAAGAGCAGGTTCAAAAAGACAAATATGGATtgattatctctctctctctctctctctctctccatattctctctctctctctctctctctctctctctctctctctctctccctattgtctctctcccttgctctctctctctccatattctctctctctctctctcatattctctctctctccctcttctctctctctctctccctattctctctctctctctccccattctctctctctccctctctctctcgccctctctctctccctcttctctctctccctctctctctctctctctctctctctctctctctctccctattctctctctctctctctttctgtctctctctctctcgctctctctctctctctctcaccctccctccctctctctctgtctctttctctttctctccctctctctatctgtatGGTCTACAGTCACTTGTTCTAATCTTCAGACTTCTTAAACCCAGTCAGCGAGTAGGGaacaaaaagggagagagagagtgaaagagagagagagagagagtgagagagagagagagagagagagagatagataatcAATCCATATTTGTCTTTTTGAACCTGCTCTTATTTTAAACCATGATTACTCCACCAACAGATGACATAAATCAATCCTTCCGATATTAGCTGTTTTCTGATTTCCGTTTTTTTGGCCCGCACTTTAAGGCCATCGTTCTGGAGCAGAGATTTGTTGAGATTTGAAATGAAGTTCAAGTGAAACTTGAGAGAAACTCCATCATTTGCTAGTTGTACTCTTTGTGATCGTAATTATTatcatacaaacacatttactgcTTCATTACGTGCAGCAATGTTCCAGACCTTTAGAGCCTTTAATGCTGTGCGTTAGAAGAATTAGAGTTAACAGCAATAACAGGAGCTCTTTTAGGATTTCGTAGATTTTCCTTTTAAGGAAAAAGGGGCTGAGCTGAGAGCGATTCAACTTCAACCAGGAGGCGGAGCCGGTATCTGGGCCAGAAATTCATAAAAGGCTAAATGcaaaatttttaaatcattagcgttgggaaatgtttattatcattacatatttataatCATGTAAAACCCTTCCAtcctttaattaattcattaatttttatttttattgatttgttctagtcaatagacatttttaaacattacatacaGCACCTTTAATgcatatttgtttgttaaaactGCACTATTTCTAGCCATACTAGTGAGTTTTGTTGGGTTGGGTTTAATTGGCAactgtacacatatacacaatgtGCAAACTGTACACATATAATTGCGCCTCAACCCTCGCCTGGCATCAGCGTGGTGAAAATGCCACTCGTTCGTTACACACTGGACTTTTTCCACGCATTAACATACATCATCCCTAAGGGTTACGTGTAATGAGGAAGCAGCTTCCATGACCCTGTGAATTCTTGCTGGTAATTTCAGTGTCATGAATGCGCTAGTCACACCTAGCACATCTGCGCTAACCCGAGGGGATTCTTAAACTTGAGGCGATCTGTTCACACGTTACCACAGCAACCAGGTGCAAGGAAACGATCTGCTAGAGCACGCTACGTCGTGGATCCTAGCTCACGCCTGCAAAGCTAATTGGAATCGGTGTTCCCTACTTAGCAACCTCGTCAGAGACTTTTTCTACCCGAGGTAAAGCAGTGGCAGCTAAAACTCATTAAAagcaacaagattttttttttcaagtatttGTCACATCCTACAAAGCTGTAAAAATGCTTTCCTGCTAAACTGTCCCTGAGGAAATCCAAGTTTCTGAGAAGTCTGCCAGCAAAGTTGCacttgaaaaggaaaaaagtgtgtttgaatgtgtgtgtgtgtgtgtgtttgtgtgtgtgtgtagctctaaaaaaaaaaagccaatccAGTTTGATTGACAGTTGGAAAACGTACGCATAGCGTAGCATAGCTTGTAGCTGCCCAGGCCAAAGGAGTTTTTGTTTTCAAGGTTAGGGATGtttcctttctcttcctctcacttCCTTCCTTTTGTTTGAAGAAATACTTTCATGAACCTGTACATGTGAGAATTCACCATGGAGACGACCCTTGAGACCTCGGCTGTCAGCAACGATCGGATCGGTGAGCTGTGAAAAAAGAAGCCCAGTGGAGAACCTCAGCAGCTTCCAAACAAAGTTTCCTGATTAATGCTCTTTAGCTTGAACATTTGACACGAGCTGACGGTTTGACAAGAAACAAATCAGGTCAGAATGAGACAGAAAGATCATTTTCATTACTGGGTTTGAtaaagatactgtatgtatgtcataaatctgtacatttttatagaTTGAGGTCATGAGCTTTTGTTTTCTGATCCTTTTACTGATTGTTGTCACCTGTTTCGTGTTCCACTCTAATTAGCTTGTCTGTTTCATCTCTCCTGCTAATGATCGAGGATTCCACGTATGCACTTCTTGGTTTACCCCTTTCTCGTTCTCCTGCACTCTGAAAATGAAAACTGGTGAAAATAACATCATTGATCCTTTACCATGATAAATATTACATTGAATTATCCACGCTTACAAAAAGTGATGTTGTGAGGGAGTgatgatgtttgatgtttgttttttgatgatgtttgtttttgtttatcggtttgttttttgttttgcttttgttctcgtttttgtttttcttgttttgtgttgAGTTTTTGATTTCttgctgctgtgtttttgtttcgGGGTGTTTGATATGCGTTGGGCATTTTCATGGTCCAAGCACCTCATATTACTTTTATGCAGCACGAGTTTTGTTGAAACTTTCCAGTTTCAAAGGGGGGATTGATGTTGTGAAAATCATTGCACCATAAGACTTGCCCCAAAAAACATCACTCGTATAAATGAATATGTACTGATtcatataaaaatgaaagtatGAAGTTATTTatgaaacattttacacaacCATGAAGATTTTTGGTGACAGTAACAGGTGCTGCTAATCCCTTGTGCAGGGACACATACCACTGGAGGACTGACTCCAGCCAAGGTTATATCTTTGGATTTATgtttggaatgtgtgtgtgggttgtgcACCCAAGGGTGCCGCTCTGTTGCAGATAACGAATGACACGCTGGAGCACTGCTGGAGAATTAGGTTTTAGCTTGTTACAGGAATGCATTGGGTGCATTCAAATGCCTGTGAATTGATGCCAtcctcccagatgcgctgaacaACGTCTATACGCAGTTTCGGGTGCAGaacggcaaggaagaccatcacTCCCCCCAACGAGCAGGTACTCTGTCTAACCATGACCAAGGTGATGAGAAcactatgcagagttaacccacggaaggctgccggatcagacaacattcctggcagggtgctttTAAGACAACCACCATCATCCCCGTGCCAAAGAATCATCGCAATTAAGTGCTTCAGGAGGCTTATCATGAGGCACATCTAGACCCAGCTACCACCTTCACTGGATCACCTGCAGTTTGCAGGTGATCATAGAAACCGCTCCATGGACAATGCTCTTGCTACGACCCTTCATCTGGCCCTCACACACCCGAACAATAAAGATATATACTTTCAAATactgttcatagacttcagttcagcatgtaacacaatcatccctcataATCAATCCTGTATTCTtgcacatatactgtaatatactcagcactgcttttgtgtattgtcttttgtgtattatctTGTAATGTTTGTtatgtctgtttgcactgtgttttgtctcgaactgtttgcaccaggttgcacagatgcactttatgtggctaagactaactgactaagtccttagctctgtgttgttctatgtagctctgtctttgttctatgttgccccatggtcctggaaaaacattgtcttatttcactacATACTGTGTGAGCTATTAATGGTTAAAATGccaataaagcttcttgacttgatttgacttcTTGATTTCTAAGATGCTGCACTCGGAGGCGGGTTTAAGTCCTTTGAAACATATAAGGATGTAGCGGTATACTAGATTACTAACATGCccattttctctgtctgtttctcccaGGGAACATCTTTGTGGTGAGTCTGGCTGTCGCAGACCTGGTGGTTGCTCTGTACCCATACCCACTGGTGCTGGGGGCCATATTCGGGCATGGCTGGCATGCGGGGGCGGCGCAGTGCCAGATCAGCGGCTTCCTGATGGGCGTCAGTGTCGTTGGCTCTATTTTCAACATTGCGGGCATCGCTGTAAACCGCTACTGCTACATTTGCCATAGTCTACGCTATGAACGGCTGTTCAGCGAGCGGAACTCTGCATGCTATGTGGCACTGATCTGGGCGCTGAGTGTGCTGGCTGTGGTGCCTAACGTGTTCGTAGGCTCGCTCCGCTACGATGATCGGGTCTACTCGTGCACGTTTGCGCAATCGGCCAGCGCCGCATACACCCTCGCTGTCGTCTCCTTCCACTTCCTGTTGCCCATCCTGGTGGTGGCCTACTGCTACCTGCGCATATGGGTGTTAGTGATCCGTGCACGGAGACGCGCCAGGCCGGAGACTCGGCCGGGTGGAGTGACGCCGCAGGACGTCCGCAACTTCGTAACTATGTTCGCCGTATTTGTGCTTTTCGCCGTATGCTGGGCGCCGCTCAACGCCATCGGCCTGGCCGTGGCTGTAGCACCCGAGCGAGCTGTCCCTGAGTGGCTCTTTGTGGCCAGCTACTTCCTGGCGTACTTTAACAGCTGCCTCAATGCCATCGTCTATGGCGCGCTCAACCAGAACTTCCGCCGTGAGTATAAGCGCATAATCTTGTCGCTCTGCACGGCGAGCGTGTTCTTTCCGGAAAACTCGAACGATGCGCAGGAGAGACTCCGAAGCAAACCGTCA
It includes:
- the mtnr1aa gene encoding melatonin receptor type 1A-A translates to MPAVERLAMLLNGSQVNDSTAGDHALHRPPWITTTLGCFLIFTIVVDILGNLLVIFSVYRNKKLRNAGNIFVVSLAVADLVVALYPYPLVLGAIFGHGWHAGAAQCQISGFLMGVSVVGSIFNIAGIAVNRYCYICHSLRYERLFSERNSACYVALIWALSVLAVVPNVFVGSLRYDDRVYSCTFAQSASAAYTLAVVSFHFLLPILVVAYCYLRIWVLVIRARRRARPETRPGGVTPQDVRNFVTMFAVFVLFAVCWAPLNAIGLAVAVAPERAVPEWLFVASYFLAYFNSCLNAIVYGALNQNFRREYKRIILSLCTASVFFPENSNDAQERLRSKPSPPMTNNNQVKVDSV